CGCGAGGGACGCGGAAGGAGAGTACTACACGGCGCGGCGCTGGTTCCGCCTGCGGGGACTGGGTTTCGCCTACCGGTCGCTGCTGGACGATCAGGACATCATCGCCCAGACGGAACAGTGGGGCGAGATCGACAAGGTCCGGGAGCAGTCCCGCCACGTCCGGCCGCGGGAGAACATCAAGGCGCCGTGGTTCCCCGACTTCAAGATCTACTACCAGCCGGAGATCCAGAAGATCCTCCTGGGGCAGCAGTCGGCCCGCGACGGACTCGGCAAAATCGCGCGGCGCTGCCGCCAGCTGATCGCGGATTGGAGTTGAACACGCCGATATGACCGTACTGAGACCCTCCTTTTTCATGACGCGGACGCGGGACTTCCTACCCCTGCTGCTGAACCTGCCGGCGGTGATCCTGCTCCTCGCCTTCATCGCCTATCCCATCGGCATCTCCTTCTGGATGAGCCTGCACCGGTACAACCTGCGGCGACCCGACCAGGTGTACTTCCACGGCCTGGAGAACTACGCGACCATCCTCGCGAGCCCCGAGTTCTGGAACGCGCTGTGGATCTCGCTGTACTTCACCTTCATGGCGGTCCTATTGGTCATCGTGATCGCCATGGCCATCGCCCTGCTGCTCCACGAGTCCTTCCGCGGCCGCGGCGTCGTGCGTGCCTTGCTGCTCATTCCCTGGGCCATTCCGGGTGTGGTCAACGGCCTGATGTGGGTCGGCCTTCTCGGCGATTACGGTGCCTTCAACGCAATGCTGGAGGACACGGTCGCGACTGTCAACTACCTGTTTGGTATCAACATTGTATATACCGGCATGGCCTCGCCCTTCGTCGCGCTGAACGCCGCCATCGGCGCCCACGTGTGGCGGAGCGTGCCCTTCGCCTGCATCATCTTCCTGGCGGCCATCCAGGCCATTCCGACGGAACAGTACCGGGCCGCCCGGGTGGACGGCGCCACGTCGTGGAACCGCTTCCGGTTCATCACCCTGCCCTGGCTGTACCACGCCGTGCTCGTCGTCGCCATCTTCGAAACCATGAACGGCTTCCGGGCCTTCGACCTGATCTACGCGCTCACGGGCGGCGGTCCCGGCGACGCGACCCACGTGATCGCCTGGCAGACCTACAAGGAGGCCTTCGCCCGGCTCGACTTCGGCGGGGCCAACGCCTATTCGTACCTGATCACGCTGATTACCATGACGCTGGCCATCATCTACATCCGGCTGCTGTACCGCCGCGGACTCGTCCAGGGATAGGGGACTATCATGTGGCGACGCGCCTCGCTCTACATCTATGCCCTGGCGGCCGTGATCTACCTGACTTTGCCCTTCGCCTGGGTGGCGGCCGTCAGCCTCATGCCCGAACGGGAGGTGACGCAGCAGCGCTGGTGGCCCGATGAGCCCACCATCGGCAACTACAGCCTCTATTTCGACGTGGAGGGACGGACGGCGGACGTGGGCGCCGCCATCGCCCGGCAGTTCCCCCGGGCCATCGTCAACAGCCTGATCATCGGCACCGCGGTGATGCTCCTCAACCTGACCTGCGGTTCCCTGGCGGCCTACGCCCTGTCGCGCCTGCCGTTCCGGGGCAACCTGCTGCTCCTGCTGTTCTATCTCGGTTCGCGGAGCGTGCCCGGCGTGGCCATCATGATCCCCATGTACCTGCTGATGCGGAGCTACGGACTCCTCGACACGCACCTGTCGGTGATCCTGTCCCACACGACCTTCACCCTGCCCTTCACTATCTGGATCCTGAAGGGCTATTTCCAGACCGTGCCCCTGGACCTGGAACGGGCCGCACGGGTCGACGGCTGCACGCCGCTGGGCGCGCTGCTGCGGGTGTTTCTGCCGGTAACGACGCCGGGACTGGTCGCCGTGGGCATCTTCGCCTTCATCGCGTCCTGGGGCGAGTTTCTCTTCGCCCTGCTCTTCACCACCACCATCGCCTCCCGTCCGGTCACGGTACTGGCGTCGGATTTCGCCCAGGAACTGCAGGTGCCCTTCACCGTCATCGCCGCGGGCGGCGTGCTGGTCATCCTCCTACCCCTGGTCCTGTCCTTCCTCTTCCAGCGGCTCATCATCCAGGGCATCGGCGGTTCGGTGACGGGGTAGGCAAGCGATAGGATAGTCAGATGGTCAGAAGATCCCGCGGCCGGTTCATCGTTTAGTTGAGGAGCAAATCCATTGGCTCGAGTCCGGTTAAACAACCTTACGAAACACTTCGGCGATGTGGTGGCCGTGGACGACGTCACGCTCGACATCGCCGATCGCGAGTTCCTGACGCTCCTGGGTCCCTCGGGCTGTGGCAAGACCACCCTGCTCAACATGATCGCCGGGCTCGAATCCCCCACGGCGGGCGAGGTATGGTTCGACGACCGGAACGTGACGGCCGTGCCGCCCGAACGGCGGGACATCGCCATGGTATTCCAGACCTACGCCCTCTATCCCCACATGAGCGTCTTCGACAACGTCGCCTTTGGTCTCAAGATGCGCGGCGTGCCCGCGGAGGATCGAAAACGACTCGTGCTGGAAGCGTCAAAGACCATGGAGATCGAACACCTGCTGGACCGCAAGCCCCGGGCGCTCAGCGGCGGCCAGCGGCAGCGGGTCGCCCTGGCCCGCGCCATCGTACGCGATCCGGGCGTGTTCCTCCTCGACGAACCGCTTTCCAATCTGGACGCACAGCTTCGCGTGGTGATGCGCACGGAACTCAAGCGGCTCCACGGCGAGCTGGAAATGACCTTCGTCTACGTCACCCACGACCAGGCCGAATCGCTCATCCTCTCCGACCGTATCGTGGTCATGAAGGAGGGGCAGATCCAGCAGATCGGCACCCCCGAGTCCATTTACGACAACCCCGCCAACACCTTCGTGGCGGGTTTCGTGGGGAGCCCGCCCATCAACCTGCTCAAGGGCACGCTGGAACAATCGGCCGGTGGCGTCTGGCGGGTAGTCGGCGAGGGGTACGCTTGTGATGTGGCTGCGTCGATGGTAGAGCGCATGGAACCGCCGGAAGGGCAGGAGGTATTTCTGGGTGTTCGGGCCGAGGACATCGGGGTAGAACCGGCTCCGGCATCACCGGGATCGACCAGTAAGGCACCAGATTCCGCGACTGCGGTAGCCTCGGCGCCGGACTCCGGGTCAAATAACTCCCGGCCTCCAGTCCGGGCAACGGTCGTCGTGCGCGAACCCATGGGCAGCGACCTTTACCTGACGGTTGATGTCGGAGGCACCAACGTCAAGGTGCGCACCCGGCCGGACGTTCGTTTCGACCGGGGCGACAGCGTGGATCTCTCTTTTGACCCTGGGAAGATACATCTGTTCGACGGGGAGAATGGAGAGGCGCTGACCACATCAAAATTATGATCTCATACTAACTGTATAGCAGAGTTCTTGATCCTGCAGGTTTCTCTTTAAAAAAACAATTGGTGTTTACAAATGTCGTAATTTATACGAAAGGGAAACATGTAGTAACGAACTGGTGGAGATGTGTTCACAACCCAGATTGGCTGCAACTTCGCATGTACTGAAAACTACTGAAACAGTTATCTACGTCGTAGGGTGAACCATCAGAACGAATCTCTCCTTCTCGATCAAAACATAACGGACCATCGAAGTTACACTCAACAAATGACCCATCTGGGTTCAACCATATCCATGTAAAACCATCGCCACCTTTTGATTTCAACTTGCCTTCATCGCCAATAATCTCCCATGCATCCCTAAGGTCGGGAGCGCCAGCGTGACCAGCAGGTCTTAACATAAGATATTCTTCATATGTGACGATTCGAACGCTGGTCGGAAATTGTGACGGTGAATCGTTGCACTGTACACCGAATACCATTGCCGAGACTACGACGAACATAGTTTTAGTACATAAAACGGGATTCGTCATTTATCCCTATTCTTCTTTCGCATAAACTCCCATTGCTTCTGTGGTGGCGTTTTCGCATCAGCGCGTGCCAAATCTTCCGGGGAAGCAGCAATTGGCGGTGGTAGTGGATATATTACGGGCCTTCCACGCGTACGCGTAGGAGATGTACTACCGACGATTTCTTTTTCCTTTGCCTTGCGTTTGCGCTTCACCAAAAAGTATCTGCCTTAGTACGGTTCATCAACGGACATTTGAGCATTCATAACGGATACTCCATCTGAAGGGTAGTGTGGAAACCCCGGTTTGTAATACGGTTTACTGGTGGAATCACTACCCAGTTTCCACAACAGATACTCCATGCCGAACGACCCCTTAACGCTGTTGCAGTACCCACATAACAGTTGCAGATTGGAGAGGTGGTCCGTGCCACCCACGCTACGGGCGATGATGTGATCCACCGTCAAGTTGTTGATCTTAAAGTGTTCCCTGCATCCGTTGCAATTCCCTTCCTGTTCGCCGTACAGGGCCGTTTTGTTCTCCTTGCAGTTGTACTTAGGCAGTTTGCCAAGATCGGTACGTTTAGGGATATCGAAACGTTGTGTAAGTGAGTAGAAAAGGCCCCCTGCGTCCTGAATCCGTTCCCTTACGAGTTCGTAAGCCTTCGGGGAAATGTCTATCCCCACCCATTGCCTGTTC
The genomic region above belongs to Gemmatimonadota bacterium and contains:
- a CDS encoding sugar ABC transporter permease, which gives rise to MTVLRPSFFMTRTRDFLPLLLNLPAVILLLAFIAYPIGISFWMSLHRYNLRRPDQVYFHGLENYATILASPEFWNALWISLYFTFMAVLLVIVIAMAIALLLHESFRGRGVVRALLLIPWAIPGVVNGLMWVGLLGDYGAFNAMLEDTVATVNYLFGINIVYTGMASPFVALNAAIGAHVWRSVPFACIIFLAAIQAIPTEQYRAARVDGATSWNRFRFITLPWLYHAVLVVAIFETMNGFRAFDLIYALTGGGPGDATHVIAWQTYKEAFARLDFGGANAYSYLITLITMTLAIIYIRLLYRRGLVQG
- a CDS encoding carbohydrate ABC transporter permease, with product MWRRASLYIYALAAVIYLTLPFAWVAAVSLMPEREVTQQRWWPDEPTIGNYSLYFDVEGRTADVGAAIARQFPRAIVNSLIIGTAVMLLNLTCGSLAAYALSRLPFRGNLLLLLFYLGSRSVPGVAIMIPMYLLMRSYGLLDTHLSVILSHTTFTLPFTIWILKGYFQTVPLDLERAARVDGCTPLGALLRVFLPVTTPGLVAVGIFAFIASWGEFLFALLFTTTIASRPVTVLASDFAQELQVPFTVIAAGGVLVILLPLVLSFLFQRLIIQGIGGSVTG
- a CDS encoding ABC transporter ATP-binding protein, whose amino-acid sequence is MARVRLNNLTKHFGDVVAVDDVTLDIADREFLTLLGPSGCGKTTLLNMIAGLESPTAGEVWFDDRNVTAVPPERRDIAMVFQTYALYPHMSVFDNVAFGLKMRGVPAEDRKRLVLEASKTMEIEHLLDRKPRALSGGQRQRVALARAIVRDPGVFLLDEPLSNLDAQLRVVMRTELKRLHGELEMTFVYVTHDQAESLILSDRIVVMKEGQIQQIGTPESIYDNPANTFVAGFVGSPPINLLKGTLEQSAGGVWRVVGEGYACDVAASMVERMEPPEGQEVFLGVRAEDIGVEPAPASPGSTSKAPDSATAVASAPDSGSNNSRPPVRATVVVREPMGSDLYLTVDVGGTNVKVRTRPDVRFDRGDSVDLSFDPGKIHLFDGENGEALTTSKL